A part of Longimicrobiaceae bacterium genomic DNA contains:
- a CDS encoding DUF1801 domain-containing protein → MHPDTQRYNGTQGPVERAICERLAEHIDRHLPEAENRVWHGHPVWFLDGNPIVGYSKLKDCVRLLFWSGQSFQEEGLAPEGTFKAAEIRYTAPDQIDPGKLERWLAEGRAVQWDYKNIVRRKGRLERLVPGAPPGHAGDHSAAPVR, encoded by the coding sequence CAGCGCTACAACGGTACCCAGGGCCCGGTGGAGCGGGCCATCTGCGAGCGGCTGGCGGAACACATCGACCGCCACCTTCCCGAGGCGGAGAACCGGGTCTGGCACGGGCATCCGGTCTGGTTCCTGGACGGTAACCCGATCGTCGGCTACAGCAAGCTCAAGGATTGCGTCCGACTGCTCTTCTGGAGCGGCCAGTCGTTCCAGGAGGAGGGCCTGGCGCCCGAAGGGACCTTCAAGGCCGCCGAGATCCGCTACACCGCGCCCGATCAGATCGACCCGGGGAAGCTGGAGCGGTGGCTGGCCGAAGGCCGCGCGGTCCAGTGGGACTACAAGAACATCGTCCGCCGCAAGGGTCGTCTGGAAAGGCTGGTGCCTGGCGCACCTCCAGGACACGCGGGCGATCATTCGGCAGCACCGGTGCGATAA
- a CDS encoding cupin domain-containing protein, with translation MSVQKNPTTGVVVELFGPTVEYLTSPDDERSDFCVMKGTIPPGAVVPLHSHDDTEDFLVVSGTVEALRKVRDGHEWVTIKTGDFVHIPGNAPHAWRNSSDKPVETLMVTTKKMGRFFAEVGRSADEASGPPTMEDLEHFAEVSAKYGYWNATPQENQAVGIQASF, from the coding sequence ATGAGCGTACAGAAGAACCCGACCACCGGCGTCGTCGTCGAGCTCTTCGGGCCGACGGTGGAGTACCTGACGTCACCCGATGACGAGCGCAGCGACTTCTGCGTAATGAAGGGAACGATTCCGCCGGGCGCAGTGGTGCCGCTCCACAGCCACGACGATACCGAGGACTTCCTCGTCGTGTCCGGGACGGTCGAAGCGCTCAGAAAGGTACGGGACGGCCATGAATGGGTGACGATCAAGACGGGTGATTTCGTCCACATCCCCGGCAACGCCCCTCACGCCTGGCGCAACAGCTCGGATAAACCGGTGGAGACCCTGATGGTCACCACCAAGAAGATGGGTCGGTTCTTCGCGGAGGTGGGCAGGTCGGCAGACGAAGCGTCAGGCCCTCCGACCATGGAGGATCTGGAACACTTCGCGGAAGTGTCTGCGAAATACGGGTACTGGAACGCAACCCCGCAGGAGAACCAGGCGGTCGGTATCCAGGCGAGCTTCTGA
- a CDS encoding GNAT family N-acetyltransferase codes for MAIEVRPATDFDDVRLILGPKRPDANVCWCLSYRLPSKENRALMGPARGEKVAALMQRGPIGVLAYEGDEVVGWAAVAPRAETTFARNRKIPHVDDQEVWSVWCIRVRPGFRRRGISHALLEGAVEFARSQGAPAIEGYPVDNRGEKVDLTMAYVGTRALFEKAGFKKVADTTSVLDGFPRVLMRRDLR; via the coding sequence ATGGCGATCGAAGTACGACCCGCCACCGACTTCGACGACGTTCGCCTCATACTGGGCCCCAAGCGGCCCGATGCGAACGTCTGCTGGTGTCTGAGCTATCGGCTCCCCTCGAAGGAGAACCGCGCGCTCATGGGACCGGCGCGGGGCGAGAAGGTGGCCGCCCTGATGCAGCGGGGTCCGATCGGCGTACTGGCATACGAGGGCGACGAGGTGGTGGGCTGGGCTGCCGTGGCCCCGCGCGCGGAGACCACCTTCGCCCGCAATCGCAAGATTCCCCACGTGGACGACCAGGAGGTGTGGTCGGTCTGGTGCATCCGCGTACGACCGGGGTTTCGACGGAGGGGGATCTCGCATGCCCTGCTCGAGGGCGCCGTTGAATTCGCCCGCTCCCAGGGGGCGCCGGCGATCGAGGGCTATCCGGTCGACAACCGGGGCGAGAAGGTCGACCTCACCATGGCCTACGTCGGAACCCGCGCCCTCTTCGAAAAAGCCGGATTCAAGAAGGTCGCCGATACCACCTCCGTGCTCGACGGCTTTCCGCGCGTGCTGATGCGGCGAGATCTCCGCTGA
- a CDS encoding maleylpyruvate isomerase N-terminal domain-containing protein — protein MEPIFPIYTADLFPPLYRELEDLLGRLLPADWDRPTVARAWRVRDVVAHLLDGDLRKLSAYRDRHLLTPGEPLRSYEDLVAFLNRLNSEWVAVTRRFSPGLLTELLAFTAPRVCELMAVLPPHEQSLFAVDWAGESESENWLDIGREYTERWHHQMQIRDAVGAPGLLDWRWLGPLLDLSLRALPHAYREVPAPAGTALVIQVTGEGVRAWSLVREDAGWRLWRGPAPRPSASVTLEGDCAWRLLFNALPPDEARQRMRIEGDASLAEALLAARSVMVLGADGG, from the coding sequence ATGGAACCGATCTTCCCGATTTACACAGCGGACCTCTTTCCCCCGCTCTATCGGGAGCTGGAGGACCTCCTCGGCCGCCTGCTGCCCGCGGACTGGGATCGTCCCACGGTCGCCCGCGCGTGGCGCGTTCGGGATGTGGTCGCCCACCTGCTGGACGGCGACCTCCGCAAGCTTTCCGCGTATCGCGACAGGCACCTGCTCACGCCGGGCGAGCCGCTACGGAGCTACGAGGATCTCGTGGCCTTCCTGAACAGGCTCAACTCGGAGTGGGTCGCGGTCACGCGACGCTTCAGCCCGGGCCTGCTGACGGAGTTGCTCGCCTTCACCGCACCGCGCGTGTGCGAGCTGATGGCCGTGTTGCCGCCGCACGAGCAGTCCCTCTTTGCGGTCGATTGGGCGGGAGAATCCGAATCAGAGAACTGGCTGGACATCGGACGCGAGTACACGGAGCGCTGGCATCATCAGATGCAGATCCGCGACGCGGTCGGCGCGCCGGGGCTGCTGGACTGGCGATGGCTGGGCCCGCTGCTCGATCTCTCCTTGCGGGCTCTCCCCCATGCCTACCGTGAGGTCCCAGCGCCGGCGGGGACGGCTCTGGTGATCCAGGTGACCGGCGAAGGAGTGCGTGCCTGGTCACTCGTTCGCGAGGATGCGGGTTGGCGCCTCTGGCGCGGCCCCGCGCCCCGGCCCTCCGCGAGCGTGACCCTGGAGGGCGACTGCGCGTGGCGGCTCCTGTTCAACGCCCTCCCGCCCGACGAGGCGAGGCAGCGCATGCGGATCGAGGGCGATGCTTCGCTGGCAGAGGCCCTGCTGGCGGCGAGATCCGTGATGGTGTTAGGGGCGGACGGAGGGTGA
- a CDS encoding VOC family protein — translation MFTALFPIIATPDMGRALRFYRDALDGRVIYEFSAPDGTLAYAGLEIGSSHLGIGLNPGEAGGDGRPISLWIYAEDCDAAVERLRVVGTPILQEPRDEPWGERVARVRDPDGNEIVIGQQGRGEQARPSLGASLISPEPERYMRQEYERRFLLAPGASWRELVEPYCKRFDDIYLRRTYLRVRTLTDSATGREFIKLTKKLTTRSPYVQMVGSIPLSPMEYEFIAGLAGDRLIKQRYYHFFGANVFSIDVFEGELEGLVLCEVEAGDLEELMQIELPDYIGKEVTEDSFFTGGQLCRASRSELRRKLDSIRSLRP, via the coding sequence ATGTTTACAGCGCTGTTCCCGATCATCGCCACACCCGATATGGGGCGGGCGCTCCGCTTCTACCGCGACGCGCTGGATGGTCGTGTGATCTACGAGTTCTCGGCCCCCGATGGCACGCTCGCGTATGCCGGGCTCGAGATCGGCTCCTCGCATCTGGGGATAGGGCTGAACCCCGGCGAGGCAGGTGGGGATGGCCGCCCGATCAGCTTGTGGATCTACGCCGAGGATTGCGACGCCGCGGTGGAGCGCCTGCGCGTGGTGGGCACGCCGATCCTTCAGGAGCCCCGGGACGAGCCCTGGGGGGAGCGGGTCGCCCGGGTGCGCGATCCCGATGGGAACGAGATCGTCATCGGCCAGCAGGGCAGGGGAGAGCAGGCTCGCCCGAGCCTCGGCGCCAGCCTGATCTCCCCCGAGCCCGAGCGCTACATGCGCCAGGAGTACGAGCGGCGCTTCCTGCTCGCGCCCGGTGCGTCGTGGCGAGAGCTGGTGGAACCGTACTGCAAGCGCTTCGATGACATCTACCTGCGCCGCACGTACCTGCGGGTGAGGACGCTGACCGACTCGGCCACCGGACGGGAGTTCATCAAGCTCACCAAGAAGCTGACCACCCGCTCTCCCTACGTGCAGATGGTGGGCTCCATCCCCCTCTCCCCGATGGAGTACGAGTTCATCGCCGGGCTCGCCGGGGACCGTCTGATCAAACAGCGCTACTACCACTTCTTCGGCGCGAACGTCTTCTCGATTGACGTGTTCGAGGGAGAGCTCGAGGGCCTGGTGCTCTGCGAGGTGGAGGCCGGCGACCTGGAGGAGCTGATGCAGATCGAACTACCCGACTACATCGGGAAAGAGGTCACCGAGGACTCGTTCTTTACCGGAGGGCAGCTGTGCCGCGCCTCCCGTAGCGAGCTCCGCCGCAAACTCGACTCGATCCGGTCGCTCAGGCCATGA
- a CDS encoding nuclear transport factor 2 family protein has protein sequence MSPTQQAMLDLDAAIAEANGRFMSSFAARDAAAIGRLYTSDAQALPPGGDVAYGPDAIAAVFRGAMDAGVRKVQLKTVELSGLGPVAIEVGRYVVEGDAGAEIDHGKYIVIWKQDGGAWKIHRDFWNSSEPPSA, from the coding sequence ATGTCTCCCACCCAGCAGGCGATGCTCGACCTCGACGCGGCGATCGCAGAAGCCAACGGCCGGTTCATGTCCTCCTTCGCCGCCAGGGATGCGGCTGCCATCGGCAGGCTCTACACTTCCGACGCCCAGGCCCTCCCACCCGGCGGCGATGTCGCCTATGGTCCAGACGCGATCGCGGCGGTATTTCGCGGCGCAATGGATGCCGGCGTCCGGAAGGTGCAGTTGAAGACGGTGGAGCTGAGCGGTCTTGGCCCGGTGGCCATCGAGGTCGGACGATACGTCGTGGAAGGGGACGCCGGGGCGGAGATCGATCACGGCAAGTACATCGTGATCTGGAAGCAGGACGGGGGCGCCTGGAAGATCCATCGGGATTTCTGGAACAGCAGCGAGCCACCCTCAGCCTAG
- a CDS encoding DUF72 domain-containing protein produces MRLHAGTSGYAYKEWKGPFYPPDLPASGMLSFYAQHFSTVEINSTFYRLPTEETLRQWAETVPEEFTFAFKAPQVITHRKRLREAEEPTKRFFEVTASLNGRLGPVLFQLPPNFKKDLPRLEAFLEQVPEDARVAFGFRHPSWFDDELFALLREHRRPLCVEDDAQGTTPLVRTAEWGYLRLRANAYEDADLQDWLERIAAQEWSDAFVYFMHEDTGTGPRFARRLNEIFQEGPR; encoded by the coding sequence ATGCGGCTGCACGCAGGAACGAGCGGGTACGCCTACAAGGAGTGGAAGGGCCCTTTCTACCCGCCGGATCTCCCCGCTTCCGGCATGCTGAGCTTCTATGCGCAGCACTTCTCCACGGTCGAGATCAACAGCACCTTCTATCGACTTCCCACCGAAGAGACCCTGCGCCAGTGGGCCGAGACCGTGCCCGAGGAGTTCACCTTCGCCTTCAAGGCGCCGCAGGTGATCACCCATCGCAAGCGGCTGCGCGAGGCGGAGGAACCCACCAAGCGGTTCTTCGAGGTCACGGCGTCCCTGAATGGACGGCTGGGTCCTGTGCTCTTCCAGCTCCCTCCCAACTTCAAGAAGGACCTCCCCCGTCTCGAGGCCTTTCTGGAGCAGGTGCCGGAAGATGCACGCGTCGCGTTCGGGTTTCGCCACCCTTCCTGGTTCGACGACGAGCTGTTCGCTCTCCTGCGCGAGCATCGCCGTCCGCTCTGTGTGGAGGATGATGCGCAGGGAACGACGCCCCTGGTGAGAACAGCGGAATGGGGGTACCTGCGGCTACGAGCGAACGCCTACGAGGACGCGGACCTGCAGGATTGGCTCGAGCGGATCGCGGCGCAGGAGTGGTCCGATGCCTTCGTCTACTTCATGCACGAGGATACCGGCACCGGGCCGAGGTTCGCGCGACGCTTGAACGAGATCTTCCAGGAAGGGCCGCGCTAG
- a CDS encoding methyltransferase domain-containing protein translates to MDTFYDELAPLYHLIYGHWETSIARQARALDEIIREEAGGHARRLLDVSCGIGTQSLGLAELGYLVTASDLSRGAVERARREAAARGLSIDLSVADMRAAFERHGGGFDIVLSADNSVPHLLTDAEILRAFRQFLGCLSPGGICLISVRDYATTEREGRKLVPYGVRTEDGVRYVLLQVWEFRGDLYDLAMYFVEDRGGGAECRTRVMRTMYYAVSIDRLMQLLRESGFEDVHRVDGRFFQPVIVGRRPPQ, encoded by the coding sequence GTGGACACCTTCTACGACGAGCTGGCCCCACTATATCACCTGATCTACGGTCACTGGGAGACCAGCATCGCACGCCAGGCGCGTGCCCTGGACGAGATCATCCGTGAGGAAGCGGGTGGTCACGCCCGCCGTCTGCTGGACGTCTCCTGCGGGATCGGCACGCAGAGCCTCGGCCTTGCGGAGCTCGGCTACCTGGTCACCGCTTCCGACCTCTCGCGCGGTGCCGTCGAGCGAGCGCGGCGGGAGGCGGCGGCCCGTGGGCTTTCGATCGATCTGTCCGTGGCGGACATGCGGGCCGCATTCGAGCGGCATGGAGGCGGCTTCGACATCGTGCTCTCGGCCGACAACTCGGTCCCGCACCTGCTGACCGATGCGGAGATCCTGCGCGCTTTCCGCCAGTTCCTGGGCTGCCTCAGTCCCGGCGGGATCTGCCTGATCTCGGTGCGCGACTACGCCACCACGGAGCGCGAGGGAAGGAAGCTCGTGCCCTACGGGGTCCGCACCGAGGACGGAGTGCGGTACGTGCTGCTGCAGGTATGGGAGTTCAGGGGCGACCTGTACGACCTGGCGATGTACTTCGTGGAGGATCGGGGCGGCGGCGCCGAATGCCGCACCCGGGTCATGCGCACCATGTACTACGCGGTGTCTATCGACCGGTTGATGCAGCTGCTGCGGGAGTCTGGATTCGAGGACGTCCACCGGGTCGACGGACGGTTCTTTCAGCCGGTGATCGTGGGCCGGAGACCGCCGCAGTGA
- a CDS encoding DUF488 domain-containing protein, translating into MSTGLSEFDYLATRAGANGPHAIPNEPLGWTLNQRSDEVGPLEIWTIGHSTRSMEDFLAFLEENGIEAVADVRRFPGSRAYPHFNAEPLAQSLAARGIEYLPFGDLGGRRRPDPGSTNTVWRHPAFRAYADFMETPEFRAGLTRLLAAARTRRTAIMCSEAVWWRCHRALIADALKAGGARVLHIMDVGKVVEHPYTAAATVVDGKLRYGAAPA; encoded by the coding sequence GTGTCCACGGGACTCTCAGAGTTCGACTACCTGGCTACTCGCGCGGGGGCGAACGGCCCTCACGCGATCCCGAACGAACCACTGGGATGGACGTTGAACCAGCGGAGTGATGAGGTTGGGCCCCTGGAGATCTGGACCATCGGCCATTCTACCCGGTCCATGGAGGACTTCCTCGCGTTCCTGGAAGAGAACGGGATCGAGGCGGTCGCCGATGTGCGCCGGTTTCCTGGCTCGCGGGCCTACCCCCACTTCAACGCCGAGCCCCTGGCGCAGAGCCTGGCCGCGCGCGGAATCGAGTACCTCCCCTTCGGCGATCTCGGCGGACGGCGAAGGCCCGATCCCGGGTCGACCAATACCGTCTGGCGCCATCCCGCCTTTCGCGCCTACGCCGACTTCATGGAGACGCCCGAATTCCGAGCCGGCCTGACTCGCCTGCTGGCGGCCGCGCGAACGCGTCGGACGGCGATCATGTGTTCGGAGGCGGTGTGGTGGAGGTGTCACCGCGCGCTCATCGCGGATGCGCTCAAGGCCGGCGGCGCCCGCGTCCTGCACATCATGGACGTCGGCAAGGTGGTCGAGCACCCGTACACGGCGGCGGCGACCGTAGTCGACGGAAAGTTGCGCTACGGAGCCGCCCCGGCATGA
- a CDS encoding (4Fe-4S)-binding protein codes for MDIAFAPGATRIHQRLIMDAQRPAAVNEANASEGGCGAPPEPSRSNQAPAGLTREYHTDRISVLWFAERCIHSGECIRALPRVFNPRRRPWVDLTRAEADAIAEAVLLCPTGALHYVRHDGGAQEPEPGAVQVRAVRDGPYLVQGRLEIHGADGELIRSDTRMALCRCGCSAQMPFCDNTHRSIGFREPGRRES; via the coding sequence ATGGACATTGCATTCGCGCCGGGCGCCACTCGAATTCACCAGCGCTTGATCATGGATGCACAGCGCCCCGCCGCAGTCAATGAGGCGAATGCCAGCGAAGGGGGTTGCGGCGCGCCGCCCGAGCCGTCGCGCTCCAACCAGGCCCCCGCCGGACTGACCCGCGAGTATCACACCGATCGCATCAGCGTCCTCTGGTTCGCGGAGCGCTGCATTCACAGCGGTGAGTGCATCCGCGCGCTCCCCCGCGTCTTCAATCCACGGCGCCGGCCGTGGGTCGATCTCACGCGCGCGGAGGCGGACGCGATCGCTGAAGCCGTGCTGCTCTGCCCGACCGGGGCGCTTCACTACGTCAGGCACGACGGCGGCGCTCAGGAGCCGGAGCCCGGGGCGGTGCAGGTTCGCGCGGTGCGCGATGGCCCTTACCTCGTGCAGGGCAGACTCGAAATCCACGGTGCCGACGGCGAGCTGATCCGCAGCGACACCCGCATGGCTCTCTGCCGCTGCGGCTGCTCCGCCCAAATGCCCTTCTGCGACAACACGCACCGCTCGATCGGCTTTCGGGAGCCGGGCCGGCGCGAATCGTGA
- a CDS encoding GNAT family N-acetyltransferase, whose protein sequence is MIALRPATPADLGLLRHWDQQPHVVAAAPNDDWAWEIELGRNPEWRELLIAELDGRPIGFIQIIDPAREDSHYWGKDVADDLRAIDIWIGEADDLGRGLGTRMMELAIERCFSAPEVAAILIDPLLSNTRAHRFYQRLGFRPIGARRFGEDDCLVHRLSREDWAQTHGLSP, encoded by the coding sequence TTGATCGCGCTGCGCCCCGCGACACCGGCCGATCTCGGGCTGCTACGGCACTGGGACCAACAGCCCCATGTGGTGGCGGCTGCCCCGAACGACGACTGGGCGTGGGAGATCGAGCTCGGGAGGAACCCCGAGTGGCGCGAGCTTCTGATCGCGGAGCTCGACGGTCGACCCATCGGCTTCATCCAGATCATCGATCCTGCTCGCGAGGACAGCCACTACTGGGGTAAGGACGTCGCCGATGATCTCCGGGCGATCGACATCTGGATCGGCGAGGCCGACGACCTCGGGCGAGGCCTGGGCACGCGCATGATGGAGCTGGCGATTGAACGCTGCTTCTCGGCCCCGGAGGTGGCCGCCATCCTCATCGATCCGCTGCTGAGCAACACCCGCGCACATCGCTTCTACCAGCGCCTCGGTTTTCGACCCATCGGCGCGCGACGCTTCGGCGAGGACGACTGTCTCGTGCACCGTCTGTCACGGGAAGACTGGGCGCAAACCCACGGACTGTCGCCGTAG
- a CDS encoding ABC transporter ATP-binding protein, whose product MAKPMVRAFGLTKFYGGKRALGPVDFAIEQGESIGFLGLNGAGKTTLLRIIAGDLRPSAGSLLVNGSDAVRDPFSVRRLVGFLPEHPPVYPDMPVREYLRFAGRLRGMDNHELERRIEEVEVLTDLGDVADELIRHLSQGYRQRVGLAQAIIHEPPLLILDEPAHDLDPAQIVEMRTLLRSLKDSHTILISSHNLPEISETCDRLFVIDGGEIVATGSEAELSARLLGTQRIEVTIRSPAGEGDGEEAFAQVVACIRRVDAVREVELGRGEEGLRITIESDEDRRPEICRALVEAGYEVIGLGRSRRKLESVFLELVQEGNGARDHSHSAA is encoded by the coding sequence GTGGCCAAGCCGATGGTACGTGCTTTCGGACTCACCAAGTTCTACGGCGGGAAACGGGCCCTCGGCCCCGTCGACTTCGCGATCGAGCAGGGTGAAAGCATCGGCTTCCTGGGCCTGAATGGCGCCGGGAAGACGACGTTGCTGCGCATCATCGCCGGCGACCTCCGGCCGTCGGCGGGTTCCCTGCTGGTGAACGGAAGCGACGCGGTTCGCGATCCCTTCTCAGTGCGTCGCCTGGTAGGCTTTCTGCCCGAGCATCCCCCGGTTTATCCAGACATGCCGGTAAGGGAGTACCTGCGTTTTGCCGGCCGTCTCCGCGGCATGGACAACCATGAGCTCGAGCGCCGGATCGAAGAGGTGGAAGTACTCACCGATCTGGGCGACGTCGCCGACGAGCTGATTCGCCACCTCTCGCAGGGCTACCGGCAACGCGTGGGGCTGGCGCAGGCGATCATCCACGAGCCTCCCCTTCTCATCCTCGACGAGCCGGCCCACGATCTCGATCCCGCCCAGATCGTGGAGATGCGGACGCTTCTGAGATCGCTCAAGGACAGCCATACCATTCTCATTTCGAGCCATAATCTCCCGGAGATCAGCGAAACGTGCGACCGCCTCTTCGTGATCGACGGGGGCGAGATCGTGGCTACGGGCTCGGAGGCGGAGCTGTCGGCCCGACTGCTCGGCACGCAGCGAATCGAGGTGACGATCCGCTCCCCGGCGGGCGAGGGCGATGGGGAGGAGGCGTTCGCGCAGGTCGTTGCCTGTATCCGTCGTGTGGATGCGGTCCGCGAAGTGGAGCTGGGACGCGGGGAGGAAGGCCTGCGGATCACGATCGAATCGGACGAGGACCGCCGGCCGGAGATCTGCCGGGCGCTGGTCGAAGCCGGTTACGAGGTGATCGGCCTCGGTCGGAGCCGACGCAAGCTGGAAAGCGTATTCCTGGAGCTAGTGCAAGAAGGGAACGGTGCGCGCGATCACAGTCATTCTGCGGCGTGA
- a CDS encoding ABC transporter permease produces the protein MRAITVILRRELGAYLKSPLGYIVASIVLLLDGLLFYAEALGPAAGSRLSAEVLSRFFFNTSGLIAIAAVALSVRLLVDERQAGSVVLLNTSPVRDRDIVIGKFLSAFLFLGAITVASIYMPLLVLVNGKVSWGHVAVGYLGVLLLGAAVLSIGLFASSLSRNQLLAAALGAALTGLMFLFWPLARVVDPPISRVFAGLAIHGRHFSGFEVGALHLRDVVYYLSVLYFFLLLSTKTLEARRWA, from the coding sequence GTGCGCGCGATCACAGTCATTCTGCGGCGTGAGCTGGGGGCATACCTCAAATCACCCCTCGGGTACATCGTAGCATCGATCGTACTGCTGCTCGATGGACTCCTCTTCTACGCTGAAGCGCTCGGACCGGCGGCCGGTTCGCGACTGTCGGCTGAGGTTCTGAGCCGCTTCTTCTTCAACACGAGCGGTCTCATCGCGATCGCCGCGGTAGCCCTATCGGTTCGTCTGCTGGTCGACGAGCGGCAGGCTGGCAGCGTGGTACTGCTCAACACGTCTCCCGTGCGCGACCGGGACATCGTGATCGGGAAGTTCCTTTCCGCCTTCCTCTTCCTCGGCGCGATCACGGTGGCGAGCATCTACATGCCACTCCTTGTGCTGGTGAACGGAAAGGTTTCCTGGGGCCACGTCGCGGTGGGCTACCTGGGTGTGCTCCTCCTCGGGGCGGCGGTGTTGTCGATCGGGCTCTTCGCATCGTCGCTGTCGCGTAACCAGCTCCTGGCAGCCGCTCTGGGCGCAGCGCTGACCGGGCTGATGTTTCTCTTCTGGCCGCTCGCGCGCGTCGTCGACCCACCGATATCGCGGGTCTTTGCCGGTCTCGCCATACATGGCCGGCACTTCAGCGGCTTCGAGGTTGGCGCGCTGCACCTGCGAGATGTCGTCTATTACCTCTCCGTGCTCTACTTCTTCCTGCTGCTCTCGACGAAGACGCTGGAGGCGCGCAGATGGGCGTGA